In the Haloferula helveola genome, one interval contains:
- a CDS encoding arylsulfatase: protein MKPPKFLLTTLLALPLCHAADQPNVLLIYGDDVGWGDLGVQGSVKNPTPHLDKLASESLRFTDGHCSAATCTPSRFSMLTGIHGFRHNVRILPPDAPLSIPVDAFTLPDLFKKAGYQTAIVGKWHLGIGEKGKKVNWNAEVKPGPLELGFDYSFLLPSTNDRVPCVYVVDHKVLNLDPKDPLFVGPKKPDVDCTEYPNGKKNPEAMTYYKSTHGHNNSVINGIGRIGVQWGGKSALWDDETMTDTFVARTKEWIENRDTSKPFFLYYAAQDIHVPRAPHPRFHGKSETGYRGDAIVQFDWAVGEMMKVLEEQGIADNTIVIFSSDNGPVYDDGYDDGTKTHTSSKETDQGHDGSGPYRGGKYQIYEGGTRVPFLVRWPAKIKPGVSEALVNQIDFLGSFANLLGEELPKDHAIDSRDTLKALLGEDESGLPYMVEEAKGLALREGPWKFILGGKKDELYNLDKDVGEQTNVVDQHPDRAKSMRERLVKIRDTKSGIRSLN from the coding sequence ATGAAACCGCCGAAATTTCTCCTCACGACCCTGCTTGCCCTGCCCCTCTGCCACGCTGCGGACCAACCGAACGTGCTTCTGATCTACGGCGACGACGTCGGCTGGGGCGACCTCGGCGTTCAGGGATCAGTGAAGAACCCGACGCCGCACCTCGACAAGCTTGCGTCCGAGAGCCTGCGTTTCACCGACGGCCACTGCAGCGCCGCGACTTGCACGCCTTCCCGATTCTCGATGCTGACCGGCATCCACGGGTTTCGCCACAATGTCCGCATCCTGCCGCCCGACGCCCCGCTCTCGATCCCGGTCGATGCCTTCACCCTGCCCGACCTCTTCAAGAAGGCCGGCTACCAGACGGCGATCGTCGGCAAGTGGCACCTCGGGATCGGCGAGAAGGGCAAAAAGGTCAATTGGAACGCCGAGGTGAAGCCCGGCCCGCTCGAACTCGGCTTCGACTACTCGTTCCTTCTCCCTTCGACCAACGACCGCGTGCCCTGCGTTTACGTCGTTGATCACAAGGTGCTCAACCTCGACCCGAAGGACCCGCTTTTTGTCGGACCGAAGAAGCCCGACGTCGACTGCACGGAGTATCCCAACGGCAAGAAGAACCCGGAGGCGATGACCTACTACAAGAGCACCCACGGCCACAACAACTCGGTCATCAACGGCATCGGCCGGATCGGCGTGCAGTGGGGCGGCAAGTCGGCGCTGTGGGACGATGAGACGATGACCGACACCTTCGTCGCGCGGACCAAGGAGTGGATCGAGAACCGCGACACCTCGAAGCCGTTCTTCCTCTACTACGCAGCGCAGGACATCCACGTCCCCCGAGCCCCGCATCCGCGATTCCACGGCAAGAGCGAGACCGGCTACCGCGGCGACGCGATCGTGCAGTTCGACTGGGCCGTGGGCGAAATGATGAAGGTGCTCGAGGAGCAAGGCATCGCCGACAACACGATCGTCATCTTCTCCAGCGACAACGGGCCGGTCTACGACGACGGCTACGACGACGGCACCAAGACCCACACTTCCAGCAAGGAAACCGACCAAGGTCACGACGGCTCCGGTCCGTATCGCGGTGGCAAATACCAGATCTATGAAGGCGGCACCCGCGTTCCCTTCCTAGTCCGCTGGCCGGCCAAGATCAAGCCGGGCGTTTCCGAAGCTCTGGTCAACCAGATCGACTTCCTCGGCTCGTTCGCCAACTTGCTTGGCGAGGAACTGCCGAAGGATCACGCCATCGACAGCCGCGACACGCTCAAGGCGCTGCTCGGTGAGGACGAGAGCGGCCTTCCCTACATGGTCGAGGAAGCGAAAGGCCTCGCCCTGCGGGAAGGACCGTGGAAGTTCATTCTCGGAGGCAAGAAGGACGAACTCTACAACCTCGACAAGGATGTCGGCGAGCAGACCAACGTGGTCGACCAGCACCCGGACCGCGCGAAAAGCATGCGCGAGCGCCTGGTGAAGATCCGCGACACCAAGTCCGGCATCCGCTCGCTGAACTGA
- a CDS encoding DUF6288 domain-containing protein, translating to MILRSTFLGLISLPLSAAVLSPPSVDPTVEWHLPAQRKAAAVDAETPWTATVEVPELTDKEKSAGDAWRGVLGFDLFGTADGKAGELRLEALDPATGEVFASSATKVSGEAPRAAWTVIASSEQGGSLAMAAFDGDPKTSWHSRYGGKKENPPHWIGLEFGKPQAMEGVSYLPRQEGFSNGVARKWHLEVRKPGGDWEKVAGGESDGKKVGEAREAVEIRFDEKLTVEAFRFVIESDWSGGGFGTAGEVTPIGVTLAEEEPVEASTRTWLEIPESVMEAVRGKSFGLRVSAAEGRVVVAQPHWCQVSTKPGGKLYGRSNGGAGPDVLGAGLLGFTAMTEHQQTVLPIVAVREGGPSANAGLVAGDAILSVGGKPLPVNDVNPGWNWFRQSHEAILGRESERALSAGEKSLELGVLRDGKIVPLSVELPRTRAFTTLDPASDPEAAALLDDMLAWVVNNQAKDGSWSGDMKRTTFGALALLATGKEEHKAAVKRAIGWSLKKYPAPEKHGNLGFWSGAYMGILYSEWYLHTGDERVLPHLDLMRDWAFDGQHECKWEVPSLGHGPNGIPYGQKALVAPACHLLVFEALAGRCGMDSKLWELLMPYMEMSWSDPKDGGHGAMGYNRSYKDLGEFWSRSGLFAMAAHLRGDRSDMRDAMTKIMEERHPWIRNSHAYGEPGGSLGLLGLNLAAPERFERVLKEYAWWFSMAWEPGYGLKFTQPHMGAPYMGADDLFNVCYALVLQAPKRNLHLTGLPAE from the coding sequence ATGATTCTCCGATCCACCTTTCTCGGTCTGATCAGCCTGCCGCTCTCCGCGGCGGTGCTTTCTCCACCCTCCGTCGACCCCACCGTCGAGTGGCATTTGCCGGCCCAGCGCAAGGCCGCCGCGGTCGATGCGGAGACGCCGTGGACCGCCACCGTCGAAGTGCCCGAGTTGACCGACAAGGAGAAGTCGGCGGGCGACGCTTGGCGCGGGGTTCTGGGCTTCGATCTTTTCGGCACCGCCGATGGCAAAGCGGGCGAGCTCCGGCTTGAGGCGCTTGATCCCGCGACGGGCGAGGTCTTCGCAAGTTCGGCCACCAAGGTTTCCGGTGAAGCCCCCCGCGCGGCATGGACCGTGATCGCCTCATCGGAGCAAGGCGGCTCGTTGGCGATGGCCGCCTTCGATGGTGACCCGAAAACTTCGTGGCACTCGCGCTACGGAGGAAAGAAGGAGAACCCGCCGCACTGGATCGGACTCGAGTTCGGCAAGCCGCAGGCGATGGAGGGAGTGAGCTATCTGCCGCGGCAGGAAGGCTTTTCGAATGGCGTCGCGCGCAAGTGGCACCTCGAAGTGCGCAAGCCGGGTGGTGACTGGGAGAAGGTGGCCGGTGGCGAGTCCGACGGCAAGAAGGTCGGCGAGGCCCGCGAGGCGGTAGAGATCCGGTTCGATGAAAAGCTCACCGTCGAGGCGTTCCGCTTCGTCATCGAGAGCGATTGGAGCGGTGGTGGTTTCGGCACTGCCGGAGAGGTCACGCCGATCGGAGTGACGCTGGCGGAGGAAGAACCGGTTGAGGCTTCGACGCGCACCTGGCTTGAGATTCCCGAGTCCGTGATGGAGGCGGTCCGCGGAAAGTCGTTCGGCCTCCGCGTCTCGGCTGCCGAAGGACGGGTCGTCGTGGCGCAGCCGCACTGGTGCCAGGTCAGCACCAAGCCGGGTGGCAAGCTCTACGGCCGCTCGAACGGCGGCGCCGGTCCCGACGTGCTCGGTGCCGGGCTGCTCGGCTTCACCGCGATGACCGAGCACCAGCAGACGGTGCTCCCGATCGTCGCCGTGCGTGAGGGTGGGCCGTCCGCCAATGCCGGGCTCGTCGCGGGAGACGCGATCCTTTCCGTCGGTGGAAAGCCTTTGCCGGTCAACGACGTCAACCCGGGCTGGAACTGGTTCCGGCAAAGCCACGAGGCGATCCTCGGACGCGAGTCGGAGCGAGCGCTGTCGGCCGGAGAGAAGTCGCTGGAACTCGGTGTGCTGCGCGACGGCAAGATCGTGCCACTGAGCGTCGAGCTTCCCAGGACCCGTGCCTTCACCACACTCGATCCGGCCAGTGACCCGGAAGCGGCGGCGTTGCTCGATGACATGCTCGCGTGGGTGGTCAACAACCAGGCCAAGGACGGTTCGTGGTCGGGCGACATGAAGCGCACCACTTTCGGCGCATTGGCACTGCTGGCGACCGGAAAGGAGGAGCACAAGGCGGCGGTGAAGCGGGCGATTGGCTGGAGTCTGAAGAAGTATCCGGCTCCCGAGAAACACGGTAACCTCGGCTTCTGGTCGGGTGCCTACATGGGCATCCTCTACAGCGAGTGGTATCTCCACACCGGCGACGAACGCGTGCTTCCGCACCTCGACCTGATGCGCGACTGGGCCTTCGACGGCCAGCACGAGTGCAAGTGGGAGGTTCCTTCGCTTGGTCACGGTCCCAACGGCATTCCATACGGCCAGAAGGCGCTCGTCGCTCCGGCCTGCCATCTGTTGGTGTTCGAGGCCTTGGCGGGACGCTGCGGCATGGACTCGAAGCTCTGGGAACTATTGATGCCGTACATGGAGATGTCGTGGTCCGACCCGAAGGACGGCGGCCACGGCGCGATGGGTTACAACCGCTCCTACAAGGACCTTGGCGAGTTCTGGTCGCGCAGCGGTCTTTTCGCGATGGCGGCCCACCTGCGTGGCGACCGCAGCGACATGCGCGATGCCATGACCAAGATCATGGAGGAACGCCACCCGTGGATCCGCAACAGCCATGCCTACGGCGAGCCCGGCGGATCGCTCGGCTTGCTCGGCCTCAATCTTGCCGCGCCCGAGCGCTTCGAGCGGGTGCTCAAGGAATACGCGTGGTGGTTCTCGATGGCGTGGGAGCCGGGCTACGGACTGAAGTTCACGCAGCCCCACATGGGTGCGCCCTACATGGGGGCCGACGACCTCTTCAACGTCTGCTATGCGCTCGTGCTGCAGGCTCCCAAGCGGAACCTGCACCTCACCGGCCTGCCGGCGGAGTAA
- a CDS encoding sulfatase, whose amino-acid sequence MPKTQIPCLLLVLTASASAAVFDFSLTGSSSGNNSQGGGSGNVQVDDATVAIITPAIDGIQLTLEALSGSGTPTIGANSQGVGVSTDGESDANNTRIEGDKTEAFRISFDKAVSLDSMRFGNFTNTEVVTLTFISGSNPFTSGTSLTINADGNQGPADDILLASDAIVTGGIGVIQAGTVIEMTVSADCLLNEFTVSPALPTAIVGSVPAPVITENPNPGPNLGSTVIADGNLKGQSFSVATETTIESFVFECDGVTTPGNFSVELYHAMDDVPWLLNPIATGIASLPAGLADGDLFEIELLDPVVVERGSYVVTLGGVGATEFAIPISNDPLYPTGGGVRNNSAEGWRPLINADSDLVFAVTGTQAADPFPAAPAGAPNIVFILADDLGWTDLNIGGNGPNVLGGTDYGSGYYETPNLAQLAAEGLSFTHCYAQPNCAPTRAAILSGQYACRDGNGVYHVDGLNRGRNSPNFGSAPQFTGPSQNEDIPASHLISAEVLQAGGYVTAHVGKYHVGNHEGGSATLPENQGFDFNFGGKQNGNPGNYFSNNESFNGALGDGLQSYAKNYTSGYITDNLVSVANGNDPTTLLPSTPDKFVQDGIGDAAVAFLRDHAKGNLSARPFYLQVHSYAVHTPIGNSQSRPDLLSKFQAITSTDPRHGSAPYAAILENLDQSVGRILAFLDDSGLASNTIVVFTSDNGGHIGPTDNDPVRFRKGSFYEGGLRVPLIVRWPDGGIPAGEQTDALVHSVDFFPTFVDAAQLSMPTQNAIGDPVNYDGASFLSHAADPDTVPDARDTVFYHFPGYLDERARPCEVAVKKIDGKDYKLIYTYDTGYVGNSNPNGSDEDGTEGLDVLTDNWELYCLTDDLSETTDLLDGSSYSNWLLYGEIAEGMAQDIVNWLGQTDSDWAPSQITDGGTPVPFLSASTLPAVSVPFEQTFRITSSVPNLGTDEISLTWNSESGFSYDIEVSDGLTGWSTLATGIAATGTSTSATVPDPDIATSDRRFYRVVLTP is encoded by the coding sequence ATGCCCAAAACCCAGATCCCCTGCCTCCTCCTCGTCCTCACTGCCTCCGCTTCGGCCGCCGTCTTCGACTTCTCCCTGACCGGCAGCTCCAGCGGCAACAACAGCCAGGGTGGAGGGAGCGGCAACGTTCAGGTCGACGACGCGACCGTTGCCATCATCACGCCGGCCATCGATGGCATCCAGCTCACGCTCGAAGCGCTCTCCGGATCCGGCACGCCAACGATCGGAGCCAACAGCCAGGGCGTGGGTGTCAGCACCGATGGTGAAAGCGATGCCAACAACACCCGGATCGAAGGCGACAAGACCGAGGCCTTCCGCATCAGCTTCGACAAGGCGGTGTCGCTCGACTCGATGCGCTTCGGCAACTTCACCAACACCGAGGTCGTCACGCTGACCTTCATCTCCGGCAGCAATCCCTTCACCTCCGGCACCTCGCTCACCATCAATGCCGACGGCAACCAGGGACCCGCCGATGACATCCTGCTCGCCAGCGACGCGATCGTGACCGGTGGCATCGGCGTGATCCAGGCCGGCACGGTGATCGAGATGACGGTCTCCGCTGACTGCCTTCTCAACGAGTTCACCGTCTCCCCCGCCCTGCCCACCGCGATCGTCGGCTCGGTGCCAGCGCCCGTGATCACCGAAAACCCGAATCCGGGACCGAACCTAGGCAGCACGGTGATCGCCGACGGCAACCTCAAGGGCCAGAGCTTTTCGGTGGCCACCGAGACCACGATCGAAAGCTTCGTCTTCGAGTGCGACGGCGTCACGACCCCCGGCAACTTCAGTGTCGAACTGTACCACGCGATGGATGATGTGCCGTGGCTGCTCAACCCGATCGCGACGGGCATCGCATCGCTTCCGGCCGGACTGGCCGATGGCGACCTGTTCGAGATCGAACTGCTTGACCCGGTCGTCGTCGAGCGCGGCTCGTACGTCGTCACGCTCGGTGGCGTCGGCGCGACCGAGTTCGCCATTCCGATCAGCAATGATCCGCTCTACCCGACCGGTGGCGGTGTGCGGAACAACAGTGCGGAGGGTTGGAGGCCGTTGATCAATGCCGACTCCGATCTCGTCTTCGCGGTCACCGGCACGCAGGCGGCCGACCCGTTTCCCGCCGCTCCGGCCGGCGCCCCGAACATCGTCTTCATCCTCGCCGACGACCTCGGCTGGACCGACCTGAACATCGGAGGAAACGGACCGAACGTGCTCGGCGGCACCGACTACGGCAGTGGCTACTATGAAACTCCGAATTTGGCGCAGCTCGCCGCCGAAGGGCTTTCGTTCACGCACTGCTACGCCCAACCGAACTGCGCACCGACCCGTGCCGCGATCCTTTCCGGCCAGTATGCCTGCCGCGACGGCAATGGCGTTTATCACGTCGACGGGCTCAACCGCGGCCGCAACAGCCCGAACTTCGGGTCGGCCCCGCAGTTCACCGGTCCGTCGCAGAACGAGGACATCCCCGCCAGCCACTTGATCTCCGCCGAGGTCCTGCAGGCCGGCGGCTACGTCACCGCCCACGTCGGGAAGTACCACGTCGGCAACCACGAAGGAGGCTCGGCGACGCTGCCCGAGAACCAGGGTTTCGACTTCAACTTCGGCGGCAAACAGAACGGCAACCCGGGCAACTACTTCTCCAACAACGAGAGCTTCAACGGCGCGCTCGGCGACGGACTGCAGAGCTACGCGAAGAACTACACGAGCGGCTACATCACCGACAACCTGGTATCGGTCGCCAACGGCAACGACCCGACCACGCTGCTGCCATCGACACCCGACAAATTCGTGCAGGATGGCATCGGCGACGCCGCCGTGGCCTTCCTCCGCGACCACGCCAAGGGCAACCTGTCGGCGAGGCCGTTCTACCTCCAGGTCCACAGCTACGCGGTCCACACGCCGATCGGCAACTCGCAGTCGCGACCGGATCTGCTTTCGAAGTTCCAGGCGATCACCAGCACCGACCCTCGCCACGGCAGCGCTCCCTACGCCGCGATCCTCGAAAACCTCGACCAGTCGGTCGGCCGCATCCTTGCCTTCCTCGACGACAGCGGTCTCGCCTCGAACACCATCGTCGTTTTCACCTCCGACAACGGCGGCCACATCGGCCCGACCGACAACGATCCGGTCCGCTTCCGCAAGGGCAGCTTCTACGAAGGCGGCCTGCGGGTTCCGCTGATCGTGCGCTGGCCGGATGGCGGCATCCCGGCCGGCGAGCAGACCGACGCGCTCGTCCACTCGGTCGACTTCTTCCCGACCTTCGTCGACGCCGCCCAGCTTTCCATGCCGACTCAGAACGCCATCGGCGATCCGGTGAACTACGACGGCGCGTCATTCCTCTCGCACGCCGCCGATCCCGACACCGTCCCGGACGCGCGCGACACGGTCTTCTATCACTTCCCCGGCTACCTCGACGAGCGGGCCCGTCCGTGCGAGGTGGCGGTGAAGAAGATCGACGGCAAGGACTACAAGCTGATCTACACCTACGACACCGGTTACGTCGGCAACTCGAATCCAAACGGCAGTGACGAAGACGGCACCGAAGGGCTCGATGTGCTCACCGACAACTGGGAGCTGTACTGCCTCACCGACGACCTTTCGGAAACCACCGACCTGCTCGATGGCAGCTCTTACTCGAACTGGCTGCTCTACGGTGAAATCGCCGAAGGGATGGCGCAGGACATCGTTAACTGGCTCGGCCAAACCGACAGCGACTGGGCCCCCTCGCAGATCACCGACGGCGGAACACCGGTGCCTTTCCTGTCCGCCTCGACCTTGCCGGCGGTGAGCGTGCCGTTCGAGCAGACGTTCCGCATCACATCGTCGGTTCCGAATCTCGGGACCGATGAGATCAGTCTGACGTGGAACAGCGAGTCAGGCTTCTCCTACGACATCGAGGTGTCCGACGGACTGACCGGTTGGAGCACGCTCGCGACGGGGATCGCGGCCACCGGCACCAGCACTTCGGCCACGGTTCCCGACCCCGACATCGCCACCTCGGACCGGAGGTTCTACCGCGTGGTCCTGACGCCGTGA
- the upp gene encoding uracil phosphoribosyltransferase: MVMLEVIDHPVIQTELSGLRDRDCPSREFRARVRRVASLMVPAVTAGLETRPIACETPLEVTSGVELARPVVLAPILRAGIGFLDGFLDLLPDASIAHIGLARNEETLQPEPYYFKTPPDLGDAEVIVLDPMLATGGSVSEAIRQLRDSGATRLRFACLVAAPEGVKAIESEHPDLPIFTAALDRCLNAKGYILPGLGDAGDRIFGT, translated from the coding sequence CTGGTCATGCTAGAGGTCATCGATCACCCCGTCATCCAGACCGAACTGAGCGGCCTGCGCGACCGGGACTGCCCGTCCCGTGAATTCCGCGCACGGGTCCGCCGCGTCGCTTCCCTGATGGTTCCCGCGGTCACCGCCGGCCTTGAGACCCGACCGATCGCCTGCGAGACGCCGCTCGAAGTCACCAGCGGCGTCGAACTCGCGCGCCCCGTCGTCCTCGCCCCCATCCTGCGGGCCGGCATCGGCTTCCTCGACGGTTTCCTCGACCTCCTGCCCGACGCATCGATCGCCCACATCGGACTCGCCCGGAACGAGGAAACGCTGCAACCCGAACCTTACTACTTCAAGACCCCGCCCGACCTCGGCGACGCCGAGGTCATCGTGCTCGATCCGATGCTCGCCACCGGCGGCTCGGTTTCGGAAGCGATCCGGCAACTCCGGGACTCGGGCGCCACGCGACTGCGATTCGCCTGCTTGGTCGCCGCGCCCGAAGGCGTGAAGGCGATCGAAAGCGAACACCCCGACCTCCCCATCTTCACCGCCGCCCTCGACCGTTGCCTGAATGCCAAGGGATACATCCTCCCCGGCCTCGGCGACGCGGGTGACCGGATTTTCGGTACCTGA